In Glycine max cultivar Williams 82 chromosome 7, Glycine_max_v4.0, whole genome shotgun sequence, a single window of DNA contains:
- the LOC100810981 gene encoding probable NAD(P)H dehydrogenase subunit CRR3, chloroplastic, whose protein sequence is MFCLSNLSTIKPIVANATLPQNNDSDQTKPSIPVPATKSLPRRNRLRNGAPKPSVMQMERIVGAGSFRDTEPPPLRDSDMRKTVMDLFFGQAMEGEVQKKMRETGEWLSTNAEPRITSSRKGILMFMFQWILPIWAILLLVAFGAIKLPFNSPFLDDLLM, encoded by the exons ATGTTTTGCTTATCTAACCTTTCTACTATCAAACCCATTGTGGCTAATGCCACTCTTCCCCAGAACAACGATTCTGATCAAACCAAACCTTCAATTCCAGTTCCCGCCACAAAATCTTTACCTCGCAGAAACAGGCTTCGGAATGGAGCCCCAAAGCCTTCTGTAATGCAAATGGAACGCATTGTTGGCGCTGGAAGCTTCAGAGACACCGAACCCCCTCCTCTCCG GGATTCTGACATGCGGAAGACGGTGATGGACTTGTTCTTCGGGCAAGCAATGGAAGGGGAGGTGCAAAAGAAGATGAGGGAGACAGGAGAGTGGCTCTCCACCAATGCTGAGCCTAGAATTACTTCTTCCA GAAAAGgaattttaatgtttatgtttCAATGGATTCTACCAATTTGGGCTATATTACTCCTAGTAGCCTTTGGAGCCATCAAGTTACCATTCAACAGCCCTTTTCTTGATGATCTGCTCATGTGA